A window of the Zeugodacus cucurbitae isolate PBARC_wt_2022May chromosome 4, idZeuCucr1.2, whole genome shotgun sequence genome harbors these coding sequences:
- the LOC128921319 gene encoding uncharacterized protein LOC128921319: protein MDKFNIEMLISEVQSYPVLWQDSHKDFKNKNITDNIWKKLGEICGCSGEAAKGKWKNLRDTYRRNLQKSQPAKSGSEALPVKVKWPYYDLMSFIKKSVVPDPMDGNLLEPEQYQCCNPNYSTLINDLLSEEDSVFKTVDMPETSTSVSTSCSTNVPPKTKKRKGRTSEFESEFLQIEKERMEILKAEVEKKEEDDDDLQFFKSFLPFMRQFNNIEKLEVREEIQNVILNKYRTSFANNQNKQ from the exons ATGGACAAATTTAACATTGAAATGCTTATTTCTGAGGTGCAAAGCTATCCGGTTTTGTGGCAGGATAGCCACAAagacttcaaaaataaaaatatcactgACAACATATGGAAAAAACTGGGAGAAATATGTGGTTGTTCTG GAGAGGCAGCAAAAGGAAAGTGGAAGAATTTAAGAGATACATACAGGAGAAATTTGCAAAAGAGTCAACCAGCAAAATCGGGCTCCGAAGCTCTTCCAGTTAAAGTTAAGTGGCCATATTATGATTTGATGAGCTTCATTAAAAAAAGCGTTGTTCCGGATCCTATGGATGGGAATCTTTTGGAACCAGAGCAATATCAATGTTGCAATCCTAATTATTCGACTTTGATTAACGATCTACTAAGTGAAGAAGACTCTGTTTTTAAAACTGTTGATATGCCTGAAACCAGCACTTCTGTTTCCACCAGTTGCTCTACAAATGTGCcaccaaaaacaaagaaaagaaaGGGAAGAACAAGCGAGTTTGAATCTGAATTTCTCCAAATTGAAAAGGAGCGaatggaaattttaaaagctGAGGTAGAAAAGAAGGAagaagatgatgatgatcttcagttttttaaaagtttcttgCCATTTATGCGGCAGTTtaacaatattgaaaaattagaaGTCAGAgaagaaatacaaaatgtaattttaaacaaataccgGACATCGTTTGCCAATAATCAGAACAAACAGTAa